The genomic region AATCCTCAAGGTTGGAATAAAAAACTAGAATTAGACATTTATGATGGTAATGGTTTTTTAATTCCAAATCAAGGTCAATTTGTTTGGGCTGAACTTGAACCTGATCCTTATTTAAAAAATAGTTTTGTAACTTTGTTCCCATATTTCTTTTCAACATATGGTTCCTAATGCCTGATATTCCAAAACAAACAAAGCCTTTTGAAAGATACAAAGGTGGAGAATATTTTGTTAAAAAAGAAGATTTAAATGGTTTTGATGCACGTTTAAGAGCATTAGAACGGCAACATGATTTAGGACAAGCTTCTATTTTTAACGAAGGACTAATTTTAGTTAAATTCGCTGAACGAGTTTATTCTAATGATTTAAAATGGTATTTAGCTCATCCATTAATATTAGATACAAATGGCTCATCTGCTGAAACATTTCCTACTCCATTTACTTCTCCCCAGTATGGGAATAATATCCAAATTCCTTGTTATGATTATAAAGAGCATACAGATTATGATATGTGGGTTCGTAATCCATTATATTTTTCTGTTGCTCAAAATGAAAGAGCTTGGGTTGCTTATTGTCCAAGATATTGGGGATTTTATTTAATTAATCCACAATGCCCTGGAGTAGATGAAGAAACTGATCCTGACCCTAATCCACCAGAATAATTATGACTTGTTGCCATTGTCAAACACCTGATCCAGATGGATGTTTAATTTGCCTAGAAACATTTAATAGGGCAAATAATTCTGATATTACAGTCAATTCTGAATGTAATTTAATTGTTGAATCTGGTACTCCATTCATATCTTCTAATGAATTGAATATGGATGATGCAGGTACAATTATTTTAGTAAATGAACCAGAAGATCTTTATGTTTCACCTGATGGTTCAGGAATTTCTAAAATAAAATTAAAATATCAATTTGCCGTAACATCTGGTAATGAGATTATTTTTATCTTAGATTATACTGATGAAGATAACTACATTTACTGTTTATTTAAAGTTGATGAAAAAGAAATTGAATTTAGAATTATTGAAGCAACTGTAGATTCACAAATTGCTTTAAGTCCTTTAAAAAAAGCACACACTACATCACCAGACTATAATTATCATTTTAATCAATTTACAGATACTTATTCAAATTTAAATTTAGATGCTCATGAATATATTTTTGAATTTAGAGTTATACATAATCCATCTGTTCTCACTGAAGGAACCATTCCTCCTGGTGTAAATATTAGTCTTCATATTTATGATTTAGTAGATGAAAAAGAAATTTTTGTTCCAACTTATTTGCATCCAGATGGTGCTTATGTTTTTGGAAAAACACAAGGTGTAGGAACTTCAACTAATCATACAGGAACTGTCACTGTAACTGAATTATTTTTTACAGGGTATGATTACTTAAATTTTCTTGATATTAATTCAGTTTGTGTGTTTGATCATTGTAGTTTTTGTGGACATATTTCAGTAAGAGATTTAGGTGATTGGTCACAATATACTTCAGATCCAGATACTTCACCGATTAGTTATATATCAACTTATAATGCACAAATTAGATTATGTGCGATTTCTGTTGTAACAGGTTCTCCTACTTTTACAGCAGAATATATTCAATTTTCTAGTGGTGATTTTATTATTTTTGAAGAAAATGACCCACAATATTTTGAACTTCATGAATTTTTAATTAAATTATTTACTAAATTTATTTATAACCCTCCTATAGGAAATAATCAACGTTTTGATTTTGAATTTGATTTAGTTTTTGGTTATTTTGATATTAATAACTTTTATTATATTAAATTTAAATATGTAGTAGCTACTAATACATTTACACTTAATATTTATCGTAAAAATGCTGGTGTAGATTCTTTAATTTATGGAAATTTAGAAACTTTTTATCCATTAAATTTTATCAATCAAATTTCAGTAAATTTAAAATTTGTAAGAGATGAATTAATTGAAGGTATTTGTTTTATAACAGTTAGTGATTATTCATCTGTTTATATAGATGCAACTTATAAAGGAGCTGATGGTCAAACAGATTTTTATCTTGGAATAAATTCTAATTTTGCTCCACGTTTAACTTTTTTAAATGATATTTTTTATCAACCACATGCTCCAATAACTTTATGGACTTACCAATTAACAGCAAATAATGCTTCAACAAATTTACCTATTAAACTTCCAAGTGATATTACTGGAGGAAAATATGGTCTGAGAGCCGTTACTATTCCTACTCATGAAAGTACTTTTTGTAAACTTTTAGGAGCTAATTTTAGACGACAAGATTTTAGTTGTATGATTAATGATTGGTGGGATTTTTGTACTAGCAGATTACCTCCAAAAGGTTATTCTATAACTATAAGTGGATTAACAGGTAATGAAGCCATTTCTAATGGCACTTATATTTTAAATAGAGGCTTCAATTATCCTACATTTGATTTTTTAAGTTATGATAACTTATCTTGTGTATTTTTTAATCAAGAATTTGAATTTTATAAAGAATTGGATGGTCAAATTTATGGGGCTCATTTTGAATTAAAAATAGCAATTACTAATTTTACTGCAACACAATTAACAGTAAATTATAATTTAAAATTTGGTGCTACAAACCATTGTTATTCAAAAACTGAAACTTATGATTTCTTATCACTTGATTGTGAAGCAACAAATATAACCCTAAATAAAAACACATTTAATATTAGCAGTGTTTTAGGTAGTAATTATGGTACAAAAATGCCTTCGACTTTAACAGCAATTCCAATATCATGATTATTTGTATAAAATGTAATTCAACTTGGCAATTAGACGATATTAATGTTAAAGCTAGTTGTTCAAAAGGTGGAAAATGCTCTTTTGAATTAATTCCTAATTCGTCTCCCCCAGTATTCCAAAAAGTACGAAATTTTTCTAAAGCTACTTTAAGGCATGTTTTAAATAAAGGAAAAATTAGAACACTGGAGGAAATTAAAGAAATTTATGATAAACATTGTTTACCTTGTCCATTTTTAAAAAATGATGAATGTACTAAATGTGGTTGTGCAATTAAACGTACAAAAGTATTTCGTAATAAATTAAAATGGGCCAGCGAAAGATGCCCAATAAATAAATGGTCTTAAGGATAATAAATAAATGTAACTAAGATTATACAATCTTCATAGCTTTGAAAACGTATTTCTAATTGCTGTAATTCGTCGATCAATTTAATTCTAAATTGTTCTTCCCAAGGTGTAAAATAGTTAAAGAGTAAATTTCTATAATAAACAGTTACTCTTGATTCAACTGAAATACCTTGATCTATAAAATGACGGCGAATTTTCTTACGCAAAATCTCATTTATTTTAAATGAAACAGTTACAAGATATTTGTGTTCCTCCTGTCTTGATCCAAGAATTTTTAAGAGTTTCATAAATAACTTTCTATTTAAATAAATTGACCTGCTGACCAGCGGCCTCTTAGCCCACATTGGCCCCTAGCTATAGGTCTAATCTCAATTGTGGGGCTCAAGAGTAGGGCAGAGTTCGCCGCTGCTAGGAGGTAGGTCAAACCATACCTCCTAGCACGCCAAGCATGTGAGACGGGCTGCTAGGCCCCTTATTTACCCTGCCCCCTATGGGAGGGGTCAAGGGGTGTTAAATTAAAATATATTTCACGTAACCTTTTTAAGTAACTTGCAAAATCAGGTAATAATTCATCTGGCATATTTTTTAAATCTAATAAAGCATGACACAATACATCAACTAGATTGATATACTCAAATAAATCTTTTGAATGAGGATACGCAATTGTAGGAAAATTTATACAAATTTGAACTGTTACTAATTCACTGCTAACCTCAAGTAATTTAATATAAACAGAAACATTAAACTTTCTTTCAATTGCTGAAAAGAAACTTTTAAGTACCATTAAATGATAAGGTTTTAAATATTTATCAATTATTATTGGCCTAATTTCCTGTAGCGTCTTTATCGGTTCCTTCTTCTGAAACATCTCTATTGACCATACTTCTGTACTCATTTATATCAATTCCTTGATTGCTTAGTAATTCTTCAAGTAAACCATATCCTAACGGAGCTAATACAGTAATTAAAGGCTCAAATTTAACTAATAAATGAGTTACTAAGTTTAAAAGAATTGTGGCTTCGTGAATTAAATCTTCTGTTTCAAATTTATCGTTTTTCATCTTTATTCCTAAAAAGGTATTTGAGCTTCCCAAGCATCATTCCATAATTTCACAGCATTTTCTGGTTTTTTACATTTTGGACCTGATGCCATACAATCATTACATTTAACCCAATAAAGTAATTTGTTTAAATCTACTAAAACAACATCTTTTTTTGCATTACAAAATGGGCAAGGATTTAATTCTTGGTTCATTTGTTACAATCATCCCATAACAATATTGCAGTAGAAAGTAATCGAGCTGGTGGACCTATTGCATTACATAATGTACAAACAATAGACCATGTATCACTTGGTACATTTTTATCACAACCCAAATAATTAATTGTATTACAAGCTTTACAAGGCATTATTGCTGGCTTATTATCTTTTCCCTCCAGTATTTCCCGTTCTTTTTCTAAATTTCTATTTTCAGCATTATAATCTGAATATTTATTAGGATAACGAACTTTTAATTTTTCAATGTTCCTTTTTAATATTTCAGAAGGTTTAATTTTTAATGCTGCACAAGCTTCTGCAAGATACCAAAAAATATCACCAATTTCTTCTGCTGCATTAATAGGATCATATGGTTTATTATAGAATTTGGCTTTTTTAATTGGATCAGCAAATTCTCCAACTTCAGTTGTTAAACCAATTTGAGCATGATCCATTTTAACTAATGGATGAGCATCTTTAGTAGCAGAAGTTCTTTGAGCCAATTCTACATATTCATCAATGTTCATATTAAACTCCACAATTCTTTCAATACTGGGGAAAGCGAATACTTAACAACTTTTTTAATACCTGCTGTTGAATACGATTTTTGAAGTGCTCCTACTAATTCTAAATCTTCAAGATAAAAATGAATAGATGCTTTTGGAACTTTGACTGTATCGGCAATAACATCTCTAGTAACAGGTTGTGTCATTTTAGATAAGAATTGACATATTTCCGTTGAAAAACCATCAACAGTATCAAATGCTATTCTTTTAATAAGATTATAAACTTTAGAAGTAATAAAAGGTGTTTCCTCTACAAAACTTAAAGCCAAAGCTAAACGTTGAAATTGAATAGCTAAACGATTAACACTTTCTGGTTTTGGTCTATAAGAAACAGCTTCTCTATGAATACCTTTTTCGTGCCGAGTCACTTTAGTTCTTAATATAGCTGTAATTTTAGCTAATGGAAGAACTCTTCTTCTAAATTCTGGTGTGGATCTTTCTAATAAAGCCTCTTTAGTTATTGGCCATTCTTGATTTAAATAATAAGCAACATATTGTTGTAATTCGTTTTTGTCTTCATCCCCAGTAATTGCTGAAACAAGTGCTTTTTCACCTTGTTGCATAAAATCAACTTCATCTACATTTAAATTAAAACGAATCATACGTTCGCCTAATTCAGCATCTGAATGATGTTTAATTAAATCTGTAACACCTGCTAACATTGGAAAATTAGTCTCATAACGTCTTTTAACTCCATTACCAAAATCTCTTTCAACAAATCCATCAAAAGCACCACGTAAAATACCTGAAATTTCTTCTCTATCAGGTTTAGATTTAACTAGAATTTCTGTATAATCTTTAAGAATTAAACATCTATGTCCAATTAAACCTAAAATAGACGGATCACTTCCATCTGGAGTTTTAAAACCAGATACAAGATTATGTCTTGAAATGGTAGATTGAAAATAACAATCATCGGCTTGTTTAAATGCAGATAATACAGCAGTTTTACCATAACCTGGTGGCCCTACAATAAACATCCAAACAGGATCATTACCTAATATTTTACCACTTAATACAGTGCCGAGACAAATTTTAATCATTGTCTCAAAATCTTCATTAACATCTAAAAATTTCTTAAAGTTTTTAATCAAATCTGGAAACGTTACCCTCCCAGTAATATCGTATTTGATTTTAGATGTTTTGTTTTTATTACTGGGAGGGGACAACAGCTTTTTTAAATTAAGAAATGCTTCAGCATATTGTTCATCTTTAAATGCTGTTGCTACTAAAAAATCTGAAATATCATAGCCTGAAGGAAAATCATCAGGCCAATTGATTATTTCAAAACTTTTAGTTACGGCACCAATTAAATTAGTTATTTTATCAGTACCTTGTTTACCGGCTGAATCATTATCTAAAGCACAAATAACTCTACGATCAATAAAGAACGGAGCCCAATTAGCTTTAAAATTATTTGCACCGGGTAAAGATATAGCAAAATGTTGAATACTTAAGGTATTAAATAGATGATTCAAAACAATACAATCAAATTCGCCTTCACAAATCCAAACTGTATGACTATTTAGTTTTGAATCAAATAATAATTCACCTTTATAAATACCTGTTATAATGCCTGGTGAGGAATGCATTTTTTCCCCAACGGCATAATAACGTAAATCGGTTATCTCCCCAGTATTCAAAAATACTGGAAAAATGTATTTACCTTTATGATAACCTATTTTTTCATTTTTTAATGATTCAATTGGAATTTTACGTGCATTAGCTACTAAAGCTAAATTTTCATAAGTTATTTGAGATTCAAAATGCGTCCAAAGAAAACCTAAGAAATCTTTAAAGGTTCCTGTTTTAGAGCATCTTTGACAAAAATAACAGCCTTTATCTGGATTCACATAAAGATGTTTTTCTTTGTCACAAAAAGGACAATCAGCAATATGTTCGTCTTTTTTTGTTTCTCCAAAAAACTCTACACCATAAAATTCCATCAAGGAAATTAAATCAGAGGATTTTTTAGCCATGTCCGTAACTTTATTTGTTGTATATCTTCGTGCCGATGAATATAAATAGTATCAGCCATTTCGTTCCATTTTTTATAGCTGATTAAATTAAGATTTTCGTCAACATATTTTATAAAAGCATAAACAAAATGCGTTGACGAGATTTTAATGAAAACTTCCCAATTAGAACATTCTGGACGTAAAAAATAAACTTGTTCTGGAAGAAATTTAAAAGGGATTTTAATCCCGTCATAAGAAATCCTTTCTGCCCCGATCAATTCTATTTGATCAATATGGACTACTAATTCTTCTAATGGAAAACCAATAATTTCATACTCGGCATTAACTGGACAATAAGTATTCCATCCAGTTTTTAGATAGGTTTTAGTATCTAATGCTTTAAATATATCACCACGTTTTAATTCCTTAAATATTTTAATTTTAGGAATCATAGAATTATTTCTTCTTTTTTCGACCAACTTTCTTTAATTAGAGAAGCTGAAGTAGGCGTTGGAATAGAAAACGCTCCATCATTATTTGCCATTAAATTAGCTAATTTACGTACAAGACAAATATCATAAATATCTTTATGTATTTCAAATACTAATTCATCATGAATTTGTAAAAGTATTCTTACTTCTTCAGGAGAAAAATTCTGTTTAATGAAATTATAACATCTAATCAAGCCACGTTTAACTAAATCAGCAGCAGAACCTTGAATATCATATGATGTAGCACGATATGCAAAATCCAAGTCAATATCCAACTGCCGATTATAAGCATTAATAATATAACCGTGTTGTTTAGCAAATCTTTCAGCACTTTTTTGTCTTTCACGTGCTTCAGGATTGGCCAAATAAAAACCTGAAATAACTTCTTCACCTTCATCTAAAGGAACTCCATATTTTTCAAACAAAACATTTTTTCCACCACAGTTAATCACTGTAAAATTAGTGTTTTTAGCTAATTTTCTACCCGGCTTAGGATCTTTTGCAGCTAAATATGGAATTGCTAATCTTGTTTCGTTATGAGGATCTCCCCCAGTTCTGAAAGCATTTAAAAGTTTTGTTACATTACCTCTGGAAGCAAATATTCTTAATTCTAATTGTTCATAATCAATAGAAACCCAAACATAATCTTCTCTTGGACAAAATGTTTGTCTTCCATCTACTGAATAAGGATTATCATTAGTTTCAGCAGATGTTACATTTTGAAGATTTGGATCACTGGAGGAAAGCCTAAAGGATTTAGTTCTATCTTGATGTAAATTAGGATGAATAACTTTATCATCAGTCATATGGGCTACATAATTCATAAAGTAGCCGCGGCCAGTGGCATTTGCTTGATAGATCAAATATTGTTCAACTTGAGGAAAGTTTAAATGCCTTTTAAGAATTGTATTATTAAGCTTTAATTGCCCTTCGGGATAAGTTTGTGAAGGTTCTGTTCTATCTGTTAATGGAACTCCTAAACTTAATAAATATTTAACTACTTGTTGTGTTGAATTAATATTATCAATACCTGCTTTTTTAAATTGAGCTTCTATTTGAAAACAAGTTGTATTTGTTTTTAATAAAAGCTGATTCAACAAAGATTCATTAACTTTAAGCCCAATTTTTTCTATTTGAAAAATGCGTTCAGCAACATTCATTTCAAATAAATAAGTATGCCAACGACCTAAAACACGTAATCCTTCAGAATAAAATTGGAATAGTTTAAAAGTACGTTCAACATCTTTTAAGCAATAAATTTCGCATAGATTATTTGAAGAATTAATTAATTTGCATAACCAATAATCTTGAGTTACTTCATAATGAGGAGAACCACATTTCCAACCTTTTTCTTTTCCTATTTTTCTAGCAGAAACTGTTGTTGCTTTTAAGTTCTTTTCATCATCATCAGGTATATTTAAATACTTTTTACTTAAAGGTTTTAAACCACAGTTAAGTTCTAAAGTATTACAAATTTTGGCCATTAAAATAACGTCATGAATTTGACCTTCTACTTTTAAATTAATACTTTCCAACATATGTAAATCGTATTTAGCATTGGCAAAAATATATTCATCTGCCGTACTTAAACGATCTTGAATTTTATTTAAAGTTTCATCAGTCCATAAAGGTTGACGTGTCATAGGATCAACTAAAGCATCAAAATACTTTTTTGTCCCATCTTCATAATAAAATCCTACTGCATATGGTTTTTCATCTTTAGCCCATTTTAAACCAGTTGTTTCAGTATCAACAGCAACTTTCATTTTTAATCCTTGATAGGATTCCTTAACTTATTATGACAACAACGTTTAAATTTCTTTCCTGAACCACAAGGACATTTTTCGTTTCGTCCTTTATTATTAAAAACCTTTTGGCCATCCTCCAGTATTCGATCAATTTTTCTGGTTTCATGAATTAATTTATAACTTTTAGTTCTCATTTTCATTTTTACGTACTTTTAAAGCTTGATGAATAACTTGTTGGTTAGTAATATCTTCGCCCATTACTTGTTTAAAAAAAGGAATAGGGTCAAGATAAAAATAAGCGTACATTTTTAAACAAACAAACATTAAAACTGCAAGAGAATTTCCAATATTCATTAAATCGCCTTGTTGCATTGCAGCTTGTAATCGTCCATGGCAGTTATGAATTTCACGTCTATGTTGCATTAAATTCTTATCTTCAGAATTATACTTTGTATTTAATTGATCATAAACGTATTCTTTGACAACTTTTTTAATAAACATAGTCACTCCAAAGTTATAAAAAAAGTTCCCTCTCCTAGAAATAGGAGAGGGAACCTAAACTGAATTAAATAGGTAGTTCTATTTATTCAGGATCAATCAAACTCATATCGCCTTCAGCGTCAACTTCTGAAACAGCAATTTCACCTTCTTCATCATATTCAACAAATAGAACAATATCATCAGGTGTAACCTTTACTTCTTCAAAAGTTTCAGAAGTATAAACACGTACTGTAGATTTTGCATCAATTACGATGTACATAAAAACTCACTTAAACATATTGGATAGTTTTGATGTTACAGGGAATAGCTTTATTCCCTACGCGAATAAACACTAAACCAGCAGCTTCATCTAACTTATGAATTGTGCCGGTATAAGTTTCATCTTTATATACCCCTGAAACATTTTCACCTTCTTTCAAGGTATAGAAAGATACTTCAGGTTTAGGAATATCATTACCTAAATCAAGAAGTTCAATTTCTTTTGCTTCTTCAATAGAAGCTGGTTCAGTAGTTTCCTTAACTACTTCAGAATCTACTGGCTCAGGTTTAAAATCTTCAGGTGTTTTTTCCTCCTCCCATTCAAACAATTCCAATTGGTTAATAGTTACATGAATCATTTGATTAGTCGATAACAAAATCTGAATATCTTCTTCTGAAGTTATTCCAGCAACTTTACCTTTCTTTTGACCATCTTTAGTTGCTACTAAAACTTTTGTTCCAACAGTTAAAGTTTGTTCTTCAGTTCTTTCTGTTGTTGTTGGAGAACTGGAGGGAAAAATACTTGGATCATAAGTATTATGAATAATCTTATTAATCCGAATATTTTGAAAACCATCTTTTTCTTTAAGTGTAATACGTGCTTCGGAGCCGATACACTTTAATAAATGCATATTTGGATCTTCAGAAAATGATTCCATATCCTTAATTCCAAGGATACTAGCAAGCATAGCTACCACTTCATAAGCTTTTTCTTGCTTAACATCATCATCTTTTTCTAATCCAACACATTGGAAAATATTCCTGTTTCCATATAAAGGATCATCAGGACTAATTTTCCATTGTAGTTTCATTTGAAGCTTTCCTTGTCCTTTAGAAGGAGCAATTTCAGCATCAATTAATTCGCACAAATAAGTACCATCTTCGACATCAAAATCTTGACGGTTCGCATTTGCACGTTGAAACATTTCTTTATCAAACAAACCCATTTTAAAACTCCTAAATCTTCAAAGTTGGTTTTTTAGCAACAACTGGTGTTCTAACAATAGTTTTACCTGGTAATTGATTGTCGTATGCTTTAATAAAATTTGAATAAGCTTCTTCTGGAGAGAAGCCTAAATCAATTTCTTTAAGCCTATTACCTTCCCATAAAAAATGATCTGAAAACCCGTGCCCAATATTAACATTTGATAAACCATCTACATGTAAAATTCGTCCTCCATTTGGATTACATTCCATTCTTGCTCGCATTAAACAATAACCATGCATAACATCACGGCCTTGATTATTTAGATTAATATCGAGCATATTAACATCACGTCCACCAATAGAAGCTGTAACAACATCTTCGTTTGCTGTAATAATAATCATTTTATTTAGTTGCTTTATATGATCTAAAGTCTCACTAAATAAATTCCTTACAGTACGCCAAACATCAAAATCGTCTTTTTCAGTTTCAGCTAACTTTAGCTTTTGACGAACATAACGATAACAATAACCATACATTCGCTGAAGTTCATCAATAATAATCACTTCACAATAAGATGGATTTTCGACTATTAATCTTAAATAACCTATTGCCTCCTCCCAGTTATGAACATCTACACTTTTTCTATTAATGTGATTTGCATTTCCAGGATTAAATTCTAACATGAAATGGTTTGGAAATTGAGCAGCAAATGAACTCTTTCCACATTTATCTGGACCAAATATTAATATTGATGAATTAGTAATATTCGATGATGCTGGAATAATTGAAGTTGGGAGTTTTAAGGTCATAGTGATTTTAAACTTTCTAAAAGTCTTTCAATTACAGCATTTTTATAAATGTCAAAATTAATTACTGAATTTATTTCATTTATTGGAAGACAAACTTCCCATTTTAATTTTTTACCATTAATTAAAATTGTAAATGTGTATTGAACATAATCATCTGTTATTTTTGTAACAAAATTAAGATAATTATAACTGCGAGAAATTGTATGTTTTATACTTGAACCTATAGCAACAATTTTTGATAATAGGTCCACTTTATTCGCCTTCTAATTCAGGAAAAACTTTATCTCGTTGAAAATAGTTATTTGTATTTCCATTAACAATCAATTCGTAAAAATCTGAACGTCCATACTTTGTAATTAAAGCATCTTCATTATAAGGATAAGGAGAATAACCTGTTTGTTCCCAATTATATATCTCAGCTAATAAAGCTGATAATTGTTTTGTTATCCATTCATGAACTTCATGAATACTTAAAGGTACTCTTATTCTTATAAAATAATGTGCTGGACGTTCTGCAACATCTTGGCAAATTCGAGTTGAATAAGCAATATCAGATTCATCTTTACCTTGCTTTAAACGTGATTTTCTGATAATATTATAAGTAACAGCCCTAGGAAATTTACCTGTTAATTTATAAGCAGCAAAAGCATATAAATTAATTTGTGTATCATGTGGCAATAACTGAACTAAATCTTCTGTATTAAATACAGCAAGACATTTATGATCCATTATTTCCAAATGATCATTTTCTAAATACATTCCATCAATACAGCCGCGGAGAAAAGTTCCATTATAAGGTACTTTAAATTCTGCTTCTGTATGTAACCATTTCTTATTGATAAAATCTTCAAAGCGATATTGGAAATACATAGTCAAAATACGTTTAGCCATATGAATTAAAAATTCATTCTCGGCCTTTTGTTTTGCTTGTACTCCAAAAAACAATTTCTTTTGCGTCTCCTCCCAGTTTTGCAAATACTTTTCTGCCATTTCGGCTATTACTGGAGGAGAATATGCTTTATTCTCTAAATAAGCATGTTGTAAAATATGATGAAATAAATGGCCAAAGCGAAAATATAAAGGTTCTACTTTTGGAGTCCAACCTTCAACGTATCTTAATCGGCAATGCATTTTACATTTACGAAATTCTCTCGTAAATGATTGTGTAATTCCTTTTTTAAAGGTCCATAACGGCTTCATTTTAAAATTGCCTCAAGATTTTCAATACGTTCTAAAAGTAATTGACAAACATTAGTTAATTCAACAATTTGATCTTGAAGATTTTTTACACTAAATGTTAATACTAAAAGAACACTAAGCATTATCGTTATTTGAACTGAGTTGATTTTCATTTTTTACTTGATTAATAGAAGCTCCAGATAATGTAATAATGTACTCTGTTGATAAAGGAGACATACTACATAATAATGCTACAGAAATTAGAGGCATTAATTCTGCAAATGTTTTAATATAAGGATTAGATGCTGCAATTGAAACTCCAATAGATACTAAATGATCATAAGTATCTTGAAAATCTGAAGCATGTTGTACCCAAATATTTATTTTATTAAGCTTCTTATCTTCTGCATTTTGAAAAATAATAAAACTAACTTCATTTTTGTTGATGATCATTATTTTCTTTCCAATCTAATTCATCTTCTTCAGGATAATGATATGATGTAGAAAAAAGACTACAAATCATTACTATTATTAAAGCTACAATAAAACTAATTATAAATTTCATAGGTAAATCTCACAAAATCTTCTCTTGATTGAATATCAAAAAATAAATATGTAAGTACACCACCTAATGAAATGTATGGACCAGTAATAGAATAATCATCTGGAAGATTACTGGGAGGAAAGGTTCTAAATTTCTTTAAATGAGAAACTTTAATTGCATA from Sphingobacteriaceae bacterium harbors:
- a CDS encoding nucleoside triphosphate pyrophosphohydrolase family protein; the protein is MNIDEYVELAQRTSATKDAHPLVKMDHAQIGLTTEVGEFADPIKKAKFYNKPYDPINAAEEIGDIFWYLAEACAALKIKPSEILKRNIEKLKVRYPNKYSDYNAENRNLEKEREILEGKDNKPAIMPCKACNTINYLGCDKNVPSDTWSIVCTLCNAIGPPARLLSTAILLWDDCNK
- a CDS encoding SEC-C domain-containing protein → MKMRTKSYKLIHETRKIDRILEDGQKVFNNKGRNEKCPCGSGKKFKRCCHNKLRNPIKD
- a CDS encoding AAA family ATPase, encoding MTLKLPTSIIPASSNITNSSILIFGPDKCGKSSFAAQFPNHFMLEFNPGNANHINRKSVDVHNWEEAIGYLRLIVENPSYCEVIIIDELQRMYGYCYRYVRQKLKLAETEKDDFDVWRTVRNLFSETLDHIKQLNKMIIITANEDVVTASIGGRDVNMLDINLNNQGRDVMHGYCLMRARMECNPNGGRILHVDGLSNVNIGHGFSDHFLWEGNRLKEIDLGFSPEEAYSNFIKAYDNQLPGKTIVRTPVVAKKPTLKI
- a CDS encoding toprim domain-containing protein, which translates into the protein MAKKSSDLISLMEFYGVEFFGETKKDEHIADCPFCDKEKHLYVNPDKGCYFCQRCSKTGTFKDFLGFLWTHFESQITYENLALVANARKIPIESLKNEKIGYHKGKYIFPVFLNTGEITDLRYYAVGEKMHSSPGIITGIYKGELLFDSKLNSHTVWICEGEFDCIVLNHLFNTLSIQHFAISLPGANNFKANWAPFFIDRRVICALDNDSAGKQGTDKITNLIGAVTKSFEIINWPDDFPSGYDISDFLVATAFKDEQYAEAFLNLKKLLSPPSNKNKTSKIKYDITGRVTFPDLIKNFKKFLDVNEDFETMIKICLGTVLSGKILGNDPVWMFIVGPPGYGKTAVLSAFKQADDCYFQSTISRHNLVSGFKTPDGSDPSILGLIGHRCLILKDYTEILVKSKPDREEISGILRGAFDGFVERDFGNGVKRRYETNFPMLAGVTDLIKHHSDAELGERMIRFNLNVDEVDFMQQGEKALVSAITGDEDKNELQQYVAYYLNQEWPITKEALLERSTPEFRRRVLPLAKITAILRTKVTRHEKGIHREAVSYRPKPESVNRLAIQFQRLALALSFVEETPFITSKVYNLIKRIAFDTVDGFSTEICQFLSKMTQPVTRDVIADTVKVPKASIHFYLEDLELVGALQKSYSTAGIKKVVKYSLSPVLKELWSLI
- a CDS encoding PD-(D/E)XK nuclease family protein; its protein translation is MKPLWTFKKGITQSFTREFRKCKMHCRLRYVEGWTPKVEPLYFRFGHLFHHILQHAYLENKAYSPPVIAEMAEKYLQNWEETQKKLFFGVQAKQKAENEFLIHMAKRILTMYFQYRFEDFINKKWLHTEAEFKVPYNGTFLRGCIDGMYLENDHLEIMDHKCLAVFNTEDLVQLLPHDTQINLYAFAAYKLTGKFPRAVTYNIIRKSRLKQGKDESDIAYSTRICQDVAERPAHYFIRIRVPLSIHEVHEWITKQLSALLAEIYNWEQTGYSPYPYNEDALITKYGRSDFYELIVNGNTNNYFQRDKVFPELEGE
- a CDS encoding Lar family restriction alleviation protein produces the protein MNQELNPCPFCNAKKDVVLVDLNKLLYWVKCNDCMASGPKCKKPENAVKLWNDAWEAQIPF